Genomic window (Desulforapulum autotrophicum HRM2):
GACCAGACCCGACACCCAGCCAAAAAAAAGATCAAGCCAGCCCCCAGGAATTCCGCTATAGGTGAAGATGAACTGGTAAAGGCCCAGGAGAACGGCAGCCATGATAAGGGGGCCGAAGAGTCTATGGATTGCAATCCTGTCAATCCTGTCCGAAAGCCTGAGCCTGTTCTCATCCTGGTGAATCTGGATAATCCCCTGCCTGAGCAATGAATTGACATACCCATAGCGCTGATCGGCAATCACACCCTCTGGATGGGTATCAAGGGTTGAACGAAGATGTTTTGTTGTTTGCTCAACAACGGCAGCAAGCTTACTGGCAATCTTTTCATCCTGCTTCTGTCCAAGTTCAATGATCTGCTGGTCATTTTCAAAAAATTTCAATCCGACCCATCTGGCCCTGTAGCGATGGGTCAGGAACCCGCCGGATTCAATAATCTGTTCCATCCCATCCAGGGCTTGATCAATATCTGGACCATAGGAGATGTCCAGGGGTTTAACAGGACCGGACGGCTGGGATGCAATGACCTTCATGAGTTCCTGCTTACCCTTGCCCGTTCGGGCGACGGTGGGAACCACAGGAATGTTAAGCAACTGAGAAAGCTTTTCCGTATCGATTTTTACCCCTCTTTTTTTTGCAACATCCATCATATTCAGGGCAATACAGACAGGAAGCCCCATCTCCATAAACTGCACGGTGAGATAGAGGTTCCTTTCAAGGTTGGAGGCATCCACAATGTTGACAACCATTTGCGGATTTTCATTTACAATATAATCCCTGGCAACAACCTCCTCAAGGGAATAGGCGGTCAAAGAATAAGTCCCTGGAAGATCAATGACTTCAAACCTGCCTGCTTCGGACAGGCAGGTGCCCTGTTTTTTTTCAACGGTCACGCCCGGATAGTTGCCAACATGCTGCCTGGCACCTGTCAACGCATTAAAAAGGGTTGTTTTTCCCGAATTTGGATTGCCCGCCAGTACGATTGCCTGTTCCATATTATTGCACCTCGACTTCTATGTGATCTGCCTCGTTGTTCCTGAGTGTCAACGTAAATCCCATGATTTTCAAAGAGACAGGATCGTAGAGGGGGGCCCTTCCCTGGACCTTGATCATTTTTCCCGGTATTAACCCCATGTCCCGAACCCTTCTGCCAAGTTCACCGTCTGCCGTTACACGGGAGATAACTCCCGTTTGGTTCACCACCATCTGCCTTAGACTAACCGTTCCCATACTTCCTCCTTGTATTCTAAAAAATGTCCACTGCCATAAGATTAAAATGTTTTATAAGACTAACTTTATTTCATGTCAACAACAAAGTAAGTCGAGGTTAGACAACAAGTGTTTGACTTATTAAATAGGCAATTATAAACTTATTTTTTTAAACACCGCGGAGGCAGCAACATGATAAAAAAACCCGGGCTTTCAGAAAGCCTTGAGGATTACCTTGAGACCATTCTTGCACTGCAGCGGGCAAACACAGTGGCAAGGTCCAAGGATATCGCCCAACGGCTCAACATTAAGCGTGGCTCTGTTACAGGGACATTGAAAAAACTTGCCAATAGCGATCTTGTCAACTATGAGCCCTATGGCTACGTTACCCTCACCCCTGAAGGAAAAAAACGAGCCCTGGAAATAGAGCGACGCCATGTTTTTTTAAAGGATTTTTTATACAGGATATTGAACGTTGATGCTGAAACGGCAGACCGCACGGCCTGCCGGATGGAACACGCCATGGACAAGCAGGTGTTTGACAAATTCAAAGCCTTTGTCAAGAAAATTGATACCTGCCCCCACAGTGACCTGCACCATGATACCTGACAAAACCGGGCAAAGCCCGTTAAAGACCTTGGGTAAAAAACACAATCTAACCCTTTTGACCCTGTCGGACTATATTGACAGCGAACTGACCCTTCGGGTGGAAACAGGGCAGTTACCCCCCATAGACCTGATCATCTCCTGCGGGGATATGGCTCCGGAATACCTATCGTTTTTACGGGAGCGACTGGAACGCCCCCTGTTTTATGTAAAGGGCAACCACGACCTGCGGTATACGGTCTCCAACCCCATGGGATGTGAAAACATCCACGCCAGGATTATGTCAATGGGTTCTTTGAACATCCTGGGACTGGAAGGCTCCATGTGGTATAATGGCGGGCCCAACCAGTACACGGACAAAATGATGAAAAAGATCATATTCTGGATGGGGTTCCAGATCTGGCGGAAACGACCGATCCACATGATCGTCACCCATGCTTCCCCCCGTCACATCCATGACCGGGAAGACCTTTGTCACATGGGGTTTGAAAGCTTTAACCGCCTCATGGAAAAACAGCGGCCCGATTATCTAATCCACGGCCATATCCACCGGGCATTTGACAGCTTTAACGCCCGGATGACACAGATCTCTCACACAAAGATCATCAATACCTGCGGGTATACAATTATAGAGGTTTAACCATGATAGATTTTTTCAAACGCCTGCTGGGCACCCGGTTGATAAATCAAGGAGGTGACCATGTCAGCTCTTTCAACGAACAACAGGCCCAGGAAGAAGATGTGGAGTTCATTGACCACGGCATTCGGACCATAGCCCTTGAGAACATCATCGGCAGCGTGGGGAAATACCATGATTTTGACTCCAGATTCCGACCCAAGCGACATGTGTCCGGCAAACGATTTAAGGAAATCAAGCGGACCATGCGTGAAGGCGGTGCATTACCGCCCATAACCCTTTACCAGATCCGTAATGAGTACTATGTGGTCGACGGAAATCACCGGGTGGCGTCGGCCAAAGAACTTGGCTGGACAGATATCCAGGCCAAGGTAGTGGAACTTTTGTCGGGCAAGAACACCATGGAAAACCTGCTATACATCGAGCGAAAAAATTTCTATAAGGCAACCGGCCTGATCGGTAAGATAGACCTGACCGAGGTGGGAAAATACAAGTTCCTCAAAAAGCAGATCCAGAAACACCAGGTATACCTGGCAGGCGTTTCAGGCAGGGACTGCGACCTGAAAAAGGCGGCCAAGGACTGGTACAACACCATTTTCACACCCATGACCGCCATCATCGCAAGCGGTGGTCTGAACAAGTATTTTCCGAAACGAACCATTTCAGACCTTTACGCCTATATTTCATTCAACCGATGGGACCGCAGCGCCAATTGCAGGTATGGCATCGGCATTGATCAACTCATCCCCAAAAACATGGAGGCGTTTCGCAAACAGATGCTTGAGAAAAAAACGCCTGACTACCCGGAAATGAAACGCAATGTTACAGCCTTTGTCTTGATCAATATTGACACCACAACCCAAAGTCAGGTGGCCGAAAAACTATTTGTCCTGGACGGCATACAGGAGGTTCATTCGGTCCACGGCATCTACGACATACTGGTGAAGATGGTTTTAAAACGCGATTTCCTGACCTCGGATGCCGAAACAATTGCAGAATATGTGGATCGGAACATCCGGCGGATTGAAGGGATCAACAGAACCCACACCATTATCCCGGGCATGTCCAAGGTCAAGGATGTTTTCACGCCTTAACCTGGATGGACCCTTATTTTGCACTTCCCAATCACCCCGTATTATGATTTACTCAACTGTCGGGATTGGCTGTTTACATGGGGGTACGCTTGCATTATTGCACTTTTGTTCGGCTTAGAACGGGGGGCAAGATATTGTCAAAAGCATAATAACACAAGCATGACCCCGATCATCGAAATTGAAGTCCAAAAGTTGAATGATTTAAAATAGAATTTTAAATGGCGGTGTAATGCCGTTTTATCAACCCCCAGCAGGAGAAAAGGTATTGAACCCAACAGACATCAATGATCCTGAATATTTTCACCAAGTGATTGACTGCCAATTTGCCTGTCCTGCCCACACCCCGGTGCCGGAATATATCAGACTGATTGCGGAAAAAAGATACACCGACGCCTACATGATCAACTGGGAGTCAAATGTTTTTCCCGGAATCTTGGGCAGGGTGTGTGACAGGCCCTGCGAACCTGCCTGCCGTCGGATGCGGGTGGAAAAAAATGCAGTGGCCATCTGCCGCTTGAAAAGGGTATGCGCCGACAACAGAGACGAAATCACCCAGCGGCTGCCCAAGGTCCCCACCCGGAAAAACGGCAAAAAAATAGCCCTGATCGGCGGTGGACCGGCCTCACTTACCGTGGCCCGGGATCTTTTACCCCTGGGATATTCCATCGACCTCTATGACGACCAGACCGCGGCAGGCGGGTTCATCAGAAGTCAGGTTCCCTCATTCCGATTACCCAAAAAAGTGTTGGATGAAGAGGTCAACTACATCCTGGGCATGGGAGTAACCACCCATTTTAATACCTATGTATCGAGCATGGCATCATTCCTGAAAAAAGCCTATGATGCCTTCTTCATCGGCACGGGTGCGCCAAGGGGAAGGGATCTGGATCTGCCGGGTAGAAAGGAGGGAGATGCCTTCATCCACATCGGCATTCAATGGCTTGCAGGTGTTCAGTATGGTCACCGAACAAAGACCGGCCACACCACCCTTGTCATTGGCGGTGGCAATACGGCCATGGACTGCTGCAGAACGGCCCGCAGGATGGGCGGGGAAGATGTCAAGGTGGTTATTCGCGGCAGTCGTGAAAAAATGAAGGCCTCTGCCTGGGAGATAGAAGACGCTGTGAGTGAAGACATCCCCATTTTAGAACACCTGTCGCCCCTGGATTTTGTGGTGGAAAACGGCCGGTTGACGGGAATGAACTTCCAGGACCTCGCCAAGGAATCGGCACCGGTTTTCGTCCCCTGCGATGAAGTACTGCTTGCCGTGGGCCAGGAAAATGCCTTTCCCTGGATCGAACCCGAGGTGGGGCTGATCTTTGACAGTCGAGGGCGTCCCCAGGTGGACAAGACCACCTTTCAGTCCAACATGGAACAAATCTTTTTTGGTGGTGATGCAGCGTTTGGACCCAAAAACGTCATCACGGCCGTGGCCCATGGACATGAAGCCGCCATATCCATTGATCTCTTCTGCCGGGGGAAAGATCCCAGGGACCGCCCCCCTGTCAAAACCACCCTTGACGGCCAGAAAATGGGCTTCAAAGACTGGATCTACAACAGTGCCATCTCCGACGACCAGCGCCAGATAGTTCCCATGGTACCAACCGTTAAATCCATCAAGGACCGCCTCATGGAGGTGGAGCTTGGTTTTGACCAGAAAGTCGGCCAAAAAGAGGCCCTGCGTTGTCTCAACTGCGACGTTCAAACAGTCTTTACCGCTGCTGAATGCATCGAGTGCGACGCCTGTGTGGATGTCTGTCCCACCACCTGCATCAACTTTTTGAAAAACCAGGACGAGGCAAGTCTGCGTAAGGCCCTTTCCATCCCAGCAGACAATCTCTCCCAGCAGTTGTATGTGTCTGCCCCGCTTCCCACGGGGAGGGTCATGGTCAAGGACGAGAATGTCTGCCTCCATTGCGGACTCTGCGCAGAAAGATGCCCGACAACGGCATGGGATATGCTCAAATTCAGGTACGACGGTGCCAGGGCAGGTGAAAAATGATGAAAATCCAGGGTATAAATGATTTTGTTATCCGTTTTGCCAATGTAAACGGTTCCGGTTCTGCCAGCGCCAACAACCTCTTTGCCAAGGCTGTTTTTCGAATGGGAGTGCCGGTGGCTCCGAAAAATATTTTCCCATCCAACATCCAGGGACTTCCCACCTGGTATGAAGTCCGGGTCAATGACAGGGGCCATTTGGGCCGCCGGGGGGGGTACGACTTTATTGTGGCCATCAACGGCCAGACCTTAAAAAAAGATTATGACGGTCTCCTGCCCGGCGGCTATTTTCTCTACGACTCCACAAGGCCCCTTGACGAAAGCTTCCAGAGGGACGACATCACGCCTGTTCCCATTCCGTTGACGGAAATCTGCAACCGTGAGATCTCAAGTCCAAAGCTTCGCCAGTTGCTCAAAAACATTCTCTATGTGGGGGCACTGGCCTATCTCCTGGACATGGACTTTTCGGTTCTAAAGGATTCCATCACAAAACAGTTCATCAAAAAACCCAAACTGGCAGAACCCAACATCAAAGCCCTTGAACTTGGGTTTGAGTATGCCACCGCACACTGCCATGACCTCTGCC
Coding sequences:
- a CDS encoding FeoA family protein → MGTVSLRQMVVNQTGVISRVTADGELGRRVRDMGLIPGKMIKVQGRAPLYDPVSLKIMGFTLTLRNNEADHIEVEVQ
- a CDS encoding metal-dependent transcriptional regulator produces the protein MIKKPGLSESLEDYLETILALQRANTVARSKDIAQRLNIKRGSVTGTLKKLANSDLVNYEPYGYVTLTPEGKKRALEIERRHVFLKDFLYRILNVDAETADRTACRMEHAMDKQVFDKFKAFVKKIDTCPHSDLHHDT
- a CDS encoding metallophosphoesterase family protein, producing MIPDKTGQSPLKTLGKKHNLTLLTLSDYIDSELTLRVETGQLPPIDLIISCGDMAPEYLSFLRERLERPLFYVKGNHDLRYTVSNPMGCENIHARIMSMGSLNILGLEGSMWYNGGPNQYTDKMMKKIIFWMGFQIWRKRPIHMIVTHASPRHIHDREDLCHMGFESFNRLMEKQRPDYLIHGHIHRAFDSFNARMTQISHTKIINTCGYTIIEV
- a CDS encoding Lrp/AsnC ligand binding domain-containing protein translates to MIDFFKRLLGTRLINQGGDHVSSFNEQQAQEEDVEFIDHGIRTIALENIIGSVGKYHDFDSRFRPKRHVSGKRFKEIKRTMREGGALPPITLYQIRNEYYVVDGNHRVASAKELGWTDIQAKVVELLSGKNTMENLLYIERKNFYKATGLIGKIDLTEVGKYKFLKKQIQKHQVYLAGVSGRDCDLKKAAKDWYNTIFTPMTAIIASGGLNKYFPKRTISDLYAYISFNRWDRSANCRYGIGIDQLIPKNMEAFRKQMLEKKTPDYPEMKRNVTAFVLINIDTTTQSQVAEKLFVLDGIQEVHSVHGIYDILVKMVLKRDFLTSDAETIAEYVDRNIRRIEGINRTHTIIPGMSKVKDVFTP
- a CDS encoding FAD-dependent oxidoreductase, translating into MNPTDINDPEYFHQVIDCQFACPAHTPVPEYIRLIAEKRYTDAYMINWESNVFPGILGRVCDRPCEPACRRMRVEKNAVAICRLKRVCADNRDEITQRLPKVPTRKNGKKIALIGGGPASLTVARDLLPLGYSIDLYDDQTAAGGFIRSQVPSFRLPKKVLDEEVNYILGMGVTTHFNTYVSSMASFLKKAYDAFFIGTGAPRGRDLDLPGRKEGDAFIHIGIQWLAGVQYGHRTKTGHTTLVIGGGNTAMDCCRTARRMGGEDVKVVIRGSREKMKASAWEIEDAVSEDIPILEHLSPLDFVVENGRLTGMNFQDLAKESAPVFVPCDEVLLAVGQENAFPWIEPEVGLIFDSRGRPQVDKTTFQSNMEQIFFGGDAAFGPKNVITAVAHGHEAAISIDLFCRGKDPRDRPPVKTTLDGQKMGFKDWIYNSAISDDQRQIVPMVPTVKSIKDRLMEVELGFDQKVGQKEALRCLNCDVQTVFTAAECIECDACVDVCPTTCINFLKNQDEASLRKALSIPADNLSQQLYVSAPLPTGRVMVKDENVCLHCGLCAERCPTTAWDMLKFRYDGARAGEK